The DNA sequence gtgtgtgtgtgtgtgtgtgagcatgtgtgtgtgtgtgtgagagtatgagtgtgaatgtgtgagtatgtgtgaatgtgtgtgtgagcatgtgtgtgaatgtgtgtctgagtgtgagtatgtgtgtgtgtgagtgtgtgagtatgtgtgtgagtgtgaatgtgtgtgtgtgtgtgcttctcgCAGCAGCAGGCTGGCCTGGTCCTTCAGTAGGTGAAAGCGGCGGGGCTGTTCTTTTTGgttctaacccccccccccccccctttccccctcacaGGATATCCTTTGGCTGCTGTGGGCGCTTCACCCTGGCCGAGctgctctccttctccctgtccGTCATGCTCGTGCTCATCTGGGTGCTGACAGGACACTGGCTACTGATGgacggtgcgtgtgtgtgtgtgtgcgtgcgtgcgtgcgtgcgtgcgtgcgtctgacaactctctctgcagctctggcgatgggtctgtgtgtgtgtgtgtgtgtgtgtgtgtatgtgtatgtgtgatggctctctctctctctgcagccctgGCGAtgggtctgtgtgcgtgtgcgtgtgtgtgtgtgtgtgtgtgtgtatctgacgtctctctctctctctgcagctctggcgatgggtctgtgtgtgtgtgtgtgtgtatgtgtatgtgtatgtgtgatggctctctctctctctgcagccctgGCGAtgggtctgtgtgcgtgtgcgtgtgtgtgtgtatctgacgtctctctctctctctctgcagccctggctatgggtctgtgtgtggccATGATCGCCTTTGTCCGGCTGCCCAGTCTCAAAGTCTCGTGCTTGCTGCTGTCTGGACTGCTCATCTACGACGTCTTCTGGGTAAGAGTTTgagttccccccacccccccccaatcctcccAATCCCCCCATGTACCTCTCAAattcccctcacccccctacTCCCTCGCCCCCCAAATTCCCCCTTCACACttgctcccccccaccccccgatccTGCTTGAAACAGCTCTTCGATAGCCGGTGTGTTATTGATTTTTCAATCGTAATGGCCGTTGAGCTATTTCATGGCTGCTCAGTGTTTCCCATTAACTAAAGTTTCATTTGTCCCCCCATATTTTCAGAATGaagtcaaaatatatttcaccatCCCTTCAGCAAAGCAGCTCActctctcagcccccccccctcctgtcctTCCCTTGAATATTTTAGAAATTATGCTTTGAACATTTTTGCAGTAGAAATTCTTTTGGAAACCTAATGAAAAGTGACTTCCTGATGAATGTGAGCAGCATTTAATTTGGATGAATTATTATTTGGAGAAACACAAAAGTCAATATAGATGAATTGCATATGATTTTTTAGAACAGGCCTTGTAAGCTTGGATGTTATTAAATGGAAGGGCAAACAGGCTTGTGTGCAATTTGATTAACCTAATTAACTTTGTATGAATGGTAGAATAACAGTTTCCAGCTAGTTCATTTTTTTACCCACGTGTTTGAATATCAAACTGTCAAAACCAAAGGTTTCTCTAAATCTTTAAGTTTTGCTCGCACATTGCTGAAAGCTCTTACTATCATGTAGAATGAAACTCTTACCAGGAAGTTCAGTTTTTTGCCAgtcacacagagacatgcacccacacacacacacaaaccatacagcctgtctcacacacacacatacacacacacacacgcacacgcacccacaaaccatacagcctgtctctctacacacacacacacacacacacacacaaaccatacagcctgtctcacacacacacacacacacacgcacacccacaaaccatacagcctgtctctctcacacacacacacacacacacaaaccatacagcctgtctcacacacatacacacacaaaccatacagcctgtctctcacacacacacacacacaaaacatgcagcctgtctcacacacagcacacacacaaaccatatagcctgtctcacacacacacatacacacacacacaaaacatgcagtctgtctcacacacacaacctgctcCATCCATGTGGGTGCAGATTCAGGGTTTGGGCTAGTTCAACAGAACCAGCTCTGTCCATATGGGTGTAGATTCAGGGTTTGGGCTAGTTCAAGAGAACCAGCTCTGTCCATATGGTTGTAGATTCAGGGTTAGGGCTCGTTCAAGAGAACCAGCTGCACCCATGTGGGTGTAGATTCAGGGTTTGGGCTAGTTCAAGAGAACCAGTTCTGTCCATGTGGGTGTAGATTCAGGTTACCCAAATTCAACTTCAACAGAACCAGCAACTCCTTCATCCCACATGCCATTAATTCATTGACCATTGTCAGGCAACCCACAGTTGCACTTTAAGtattttctgcttgtttttaaatctcatgTCTGTTGTTTGTACTTACGGATGTGTCGTTGAGCATATTGTGTTTGCTCTTTTGTAACCTGCCTGTGAAGCAGATAAAGGACCtgagtggagtggagtgtgtTTGGCGTATGTgtgactcctccctctccactcccccAGGTTTTCTTCTCCGCCTACATCTTCAACAGCAATGTGATGGTGAAGGTGGCCACGCAGCCTGCAGACAACCCGCTGGACGTGCTCTCGCGCAAACTGCACCTCGGACCCGGCGTGGGCCGGGATGTGCCCCGCCTTTCCCTCCCCGGAAAACTGGTCTTCCCCAGGTACAGGGGACACCGCTctgctcccctctctttctgtctttccctctccctttctctctggccctgttcagacctggcgttaaaatgcgtcttgggcatccgatcacaagtggacagcgcTAACTACAGGTATGAACGCACCGAGGACGCATTGATATCCGATCACTCAAGCTGGGCACCCACCGCAcacgtatcgaccgcgagcacactacgcgcgtattacgcacgtaactgaagcgtagttgaagtactgttattacaacggcattgggcgacgtcgtctccaccagatgcgaacgcgtcgcgtaccggctgcgaagctcgcgatggcctgtttatacacagaaatatgctctaaaatgctaggtatacatgctctgatttatatttcatccttatattactgggggtgtgtccctagttacctcccagatattttataagcaacTAAAAAAAtgcaagccttttcgtttttgtattgtccttgcagaaaaaaaaaaaaaaaactggaacctggggaaaaggcaaacttagtttcgctatcttattttgtggagggggtggggtaaatttgaaaatacaccacagaaagacgtagcctattgaatgacgtagaagtgaatgcaccgagcagcggtttgttagcttgagtgttggaaggtagtttttaaccagcCATtactcagcctatttgacttctccgatgtcttcgttcgccgtgctttcaaaaagggcttgttaataaaaatcagataatccacagagctttacaaaaatcagattatttagtggtcttgccgatgaaaatgcatctattttataaatgaatttgtaagcaagcctttattgcacttgtacttcaaagcttccggtgttcatggcgttgtggtgttcatatcccttcaaaattaaactgttacgctgttcatctttttgatgattagctgattttaccaaatctgatcctataaatgttttgacgtgaatgacaagacaacacgggaattcccaatggttgattacggattatttattattattatgatcattgcatattcttcatgaaattggcacgcttgttaaccaagcaaataaagtaatacagtttgagattgattattatgcaggctacgttgcgatttaagcttatggtaattcttgaaagcgtttactttctcacgtatttacatgagttaacgaaatattaccaaattaacaaactgaaaaaggtctctcaccaaagtattcacttaacccataatcaacagtcgtgaacaaacgtgaaatacacgatgtaatcccactgcagactgcgagagctactatgaatatagagctttaagcaagcctttgcgcgacacaaacggaaccagtggagacacgctacgcgccgcgccgcttcgccgtgctgcttacgtgccgcttacgctacgcgtgcggtgggtgcccggcgtcaGACCACATTCGAAGGTGGTCTGGGTCGCATATGGCCACATTCTTTTAGCAGTGTGAACACCAATGCgtaggggtgggcgatatggcaaaaatatcatatcacaatttttttcaggCATGATCACGATACACAATATGATCACAATTCTTTTTCATCTTGGAATTTAAGACTATTTTGCAAGTTAATTAACAGTGCAATCAAACTAATATCCCTGTTTAAGAAAATATTgcccttcaaggaaacaaaaccttaaaaaaagagaataacaGAGACCATTTGGGCTAAAGTACCAGATTTTAATCAAGTGCAGTTCTGCAAAGTATTAACATTCACCAATGCTTTCTCTTGAGGTGATTAAAAAGATTTGTCGTGTTGCCATCTGATgtgcaaacattttctttgcaaactttACAAATAACGGTGTTTTGCACCGTGTTGGTTTTGGAAAAGCCAAACCAGTTCCATATCACAGACGTCAAATTTTTTTAGGGACCAACTCCTCTGTAGTGTCAGcttattttgtcaaataagcacgaaaccgtccagacccacggtgcACCTGTAGTAACTATATGGctagctagagtgagagcacctattatcgaccacccgaGGGGgcggacgtgtatcgaccaccttAACCGGTAGTGTATTTACATGTATAGTACatatttattagagagaactttatgtaatgtaatgtaatgtaactttaaTAGGTAGCAtcgttattattactattgctattattataataaaagtcctgtgaaaaaatacacataataaactgtctaaatgtaaaaaaccgacttcatacatatgcatgtagAACATTAATAGAGTCTTATTTAcaatatcaactttaagacaagcaacacgctctgAATTATCTCATCGCAACCCATTAAAAGCAATGACGTTGCTTTATGACGTTGCttaataatttcaaactgctttcctaacggttATTTTGCGACCTGCGACTTGGTTTACAaaagtgaatatgtacggatttctagacgtgctgatagcgaccaccctttctcatattaatctCAAATGCGCAAGACGCTtctacagtatgctagcaaatttatgtcaagttccattcatttatatggggtagtcgatacacgtccccttagcaaccaaaagatAGCGCTGGACCACTtctgccggcacagaaaaaatcgcgaaagtactaAAAAAAAAGCGTTGTCAGTGCAACTGATAGaatgtgcagtttcactgtagccCGATACTCCCAATCTCTCTGGAAAGGCAAATAGTGGAGACATTTTAATAGTTCACGATCTAATATCGtcatatcgcccacccctacGAATGCGTAGTGGGCCACATTGAAGGACCGCCTAGTCAGCTGACATCCTCTGCATAAGCGGAAGTACGTACTCACTGGCACGCCAACGGCGTCATATTAAAGTGCGAAACAACAAGAAGCcgcactgaataacgaaataaacgagacaaagttttaaaaaatgataccatgtcattctacagtcaatatctgggactaaatcttgaataaatatacaaccttaccattggttttatgcatagagatgtcccttttgagactgagtggtcatatattgtcttggacaatccgtttgtgaaatatacaggcatttgtgatgcctgggtaccttccagatagctgtgcgtaataccacacgtgttttttacggcgttgtcgccctttttagtacagtctggcttgattgacaattcatttattcagcaggtgagagtataagctttctaacgatgtatgacatgtctaattttgcttttggaatagcattttataggtcagcgtaactgaaaatattcttatcgcattcacttacgcattcactctgtggtagcagtaaaagacgctgcaccgttgtcaacgatttttcgtaatttcttggaaaatactattattattgaggacttctgggcatagctaagccatgtGTTTGCtaatagacctatctgacatcgttttctggagcaaaatggAAGTGGATAGAACTATAATTTTTGTTGGTTCTCAAATCGCGTAAGCTGGCTTTGTCTACAACGTTTGAAAATTTCGAAAAGCGCGTTGCAAACAGAAAtgatgtatgtgtttatttgcatattgcgCGGGGAAGtgagatccgatcacaagtggtcACTCGAGACACGTGGAGACACATTCTgatgccaggtgtgaactgacATCCGTCTCGACTGAATCTAGACACAGTCTAGATATATCTGGATACAAAgtacaggtctgaacagggcctctctctccctccctccctcccctctcctctctccctccctccctccccttcctctgtctccctccccctctctctctccctccctcccccctcccctctctctctccctcccccctcccctctctctgtccctccctccccctccccctctctctccccccctttgtctctctctctctcaattcaattcaaataagctttattggcatgaactatatatatatatatatatatatatatatatatttatacacatacactcaccggccatttcattaggtgacaggagtggctgcTGCTATAGCCCATCTGCTTCCAGGTTAGACGTGTTGTGCGTttagagatgctcttctgcatacctcggttgtaacgagtggttatttgagttactgttgcctttctatcagctctaaccagtctggccattctcctctgacctctgccatcaacaagtcattttcgcccagagaactgctgctcactggatattttctctttttcggaccattctctgtaaactctgtAGATGGTTGTGcttgaaaatcccagtagatcagcattctctgaaatactcaaaccagccggtctggcaccaacaaccatgccacgttcaaagtcacttaaataacctttcttccccattctgatgcttggtttgaacttcagcagatcgtcttgaccatgtctacatgactaaatgcatttagttgctgccacgtgattagctgattagatatttgcgttgaTGGGTGTAGTTTGCATTTGAATTGGTGGACCTAATgcagtggccggtgagtgtatatacgtattgccaaagcatgggtacaacaaacaataaacattctgtctctgtctctcagttcCACAGGTAGCCACTTCTCCATGCTGGGTATCGGGGACATCGTGATGCCGGGCCTGCTGCTCTGCTTCGTCCTGCGCTACGACAACTACAAGAAGCAGGCGAGCGGGGAGGCGGTGGGGCCGGGGAACATGTCCGGCCGCATGCAGCGCGTGTCCTACTTCCACTGCACCCTCATCGGATACTTCGTGGGTAAGTAGGACCGTGCGTTCTCTCAGCAAATGCCCCGCTCTTTCAGCAAATGCCCCGGTCACTCAGCTGATACCCCGCTCTCTCAGCTGATACCCCGCTCTCTCAGCAGATACCCCGCTCTCTCAGCAGATATCCTGCTCTCTCAGCAGATACCCTGCTCTCTCAAGAGATACCCTGTTCTCTCAACCAATACCGCGTTCTCTCAGCGCCATGGATACCACGTTCTCTCAGCGCCGTGGATACCGCGTTCTCTCAGCGCCATGGATACCACGTTCTCTCAGCGCCGTGGATACCGCGTTCTCTCAGCGCCGTGGATACCGCGTTCTCTCAGCGCCGTGGAAACCACGTTCTCTCAGCGCCGTGGATACCGCGTTCTCTCAGCGCCGTGGAAACCACGTTCTCTCAGCGCCATGGATACCACGTTCTCTCAGCGCCATGGATACCACGTTCTCTCAGCGCCATGGATACCACGTTCTCTCAGCGCCGTGGATACCGCGTTCTCTCCGAGTTCTCTCAGCAGCTTTTCTGTCGTGTCCTCTTtgg is a window from the Anguilla rostrata isolate EN2019 chromosome 14, ASM1855537v3, whole genome shotgun sequence genome containing:
- the sppl3 gene encoding signal peptide peptidase-like 3, which gives rise to MDCENQEKDKDGNPSPAGAFNTNTNNSIQTIDSTQALFLPIGASVSLLVMFFFFDSVQVVFTICTAVLATIAFAFLLLPMCQYLTRPCAPQNKISFGCCGRFTLAELLSFSLSVMLVLIWVLTGHWLLMDALAMGLCVAMIAFVRLPSLKVSCLLLSGLLIYDVFWVFFSAYIFNSNVMVKVATQPADNPLDVLSRKLHLGPGVGRDVPRLSLPGKLVFPSSTGSHFSMLGIGDIVMPGLLLCFVLRYDNYKKQASGEAVGPGNMSGRMQRVSYFHCTLIGYFVGLLTATVASRIHRAAQPALLYLVPFTLLPLLTMAYLKGDLRRMWSEPFHTKASSSRFLEV